The following are from one region of the Actinomyces sp. oral taxon 897 genome:
- a CDS encoding ABC transporter ATP-binding protein: MTAEPTPPILSARSLSRTYGTGPACVEALKGVDLDVLPGTFTSIMGPSGSGKSTLVHCLSGMDRPTSGSVTLEGVQMVGMKDRALTELRRRRIGFVFQSFNLLPTHTVRTNITMPLRLAGQKVDEDRLRELTGRLGVDGLLGRLPATLSGGQAQRVAIARALIAAPALLVADEPTGNLDSAASQEVLTLLRSTADAGQTVLMVTHDADAAAAGDRVVVIRDGRVVEDREARS, from the coding sequence ATGACGGCCGAACCCACCCCGCCCATCCTGTCCGCCAGATCCCTGAGCCGCACCTACGGCACCGGCCCGGCGTGCGTCGAGGCCCTCAAAGGGGTGGACCTGGACGTCCTCCCCGGTACCTTCACCTCCATTATGGGACCCTCCGGGTCAGGCAAGTCCACCCTCGTGCACTGCCTGTCCGGCATGGACCGGCCCACCTCCGGCTCGGTCACCCTGGAGGGCGTCCAGATGGTGGGCATGAAGGACCGGGCCCTGACCGAGCTGCGTCGGCGCCGCATCGGCTTCGTCTTCCAGTCCTTCAACCTCCTGCCCACCCACACGGTACGCACCAACATCACCATGCCTCTGCGCCTGGCGGGCCAGAAGGTGGACGAGGACCGCCTCCGCGAGCTCACCGGACGCCTGGGCGTGGACGGGCTCCTGGGCCGCCTGCCGGCCACCCTCTCCGGTGGGCAGGCCCAGCGCGTGGCCATTGCCCGCGCCCTCATCGCGGCCCCCGCCCTCCTGGTGGCCGACGAGCCCACCGGCAACCTGGACTCCGCCGCCAGCCAGGAGGTCCTGACCCTCCTGCGCTCCACCGCCGACGCCGGGCAGACCGTCCTCATGGTCACCCACGACGCCGACGCCGCGGCCGCCGGGGACCGCGTCGTCGTCATCCGTGACGGCCGCGTGGTGGAGGACCGGGAGGCCCGCTCATGA